Sequence from the Symbiopectobacterium purcellii genome:
TGCTCGCCAGCGCTTGTTGCTGCTCATACTTCAGCGGACCGCGATCTCCCCAACCGATAGCATCCACCGCCAACACTACATAGCCGCGTTTCGCCAACTCGTCACCGACAAAACGGCCAGTGAAAAATTTATCGGCCCACGCCTGTGCCGATGCCAGTTTCTCGGCATTGCCCCACGGCTTGATCATCTTCTCTTTGCCGATATCAAACTTTGAGCCGTGATCGTGCAACAAGATGATCGCCGGATGCGGCCCCGGCGTTTTGGGTGTTAACAGCAGCCCTGCTACCCGGCTTTGATCGGTAATATTGAATGCCACTTTCTCGGCGACATAGCCATCTCGCTCTTCGCGTTCAATCGTCGCGGGTGCAAAATCACGGTGTGAATCCGGCGTCAGCAACATCGCTCGCAGTTTCTGGCGTGCCTCGGTTTTCCAAACAGCAAAATCCTTCTCATTGCCTGACAGCCAGGCTCCCGGATAGGTGAGCTGCTGTTTGAGTTCGGGATAGAACACCGGCAACCCCTCTTCGGTTACCGCAGACGTTTGGTAAGTCATGTCGTTCGCCATCACTGAAGCACTACAGAAACACGCCGCCAGAAGCGTACCGGAATGCGCATGATAATAGTCCTTAAAATAAAACACCGTTTCTTTTTATGCATTGATAGTAAAAGCGAAGAGAAGAAATAAACGTGCATGCCCCACAATATGAGAAGGTTATCTCTCCCCCGGAAACACAACCCCCCACTGCCGCCGCAGTTCATCCATCTGCGCCATAATCGCCAGGCTCTCATCGAGCGGCATCAGTTCGCATTCGGTTTTTCCTGCGCGCAAACATGCCATGACAGCGGCTGCCTGATAGTTATAGCCATTGCCTTCAAGCGGAAAGGTTACCGTGACGGGTGCTTCGCCAATCACCGCCAGCGTGGCGGAGATCGCTTTGGAGAATTCGGGAATAACGATGGTCCCCTTATTACCGATGATCCGCGCTTCTTTTTGCGTCGGGGTGTTGATCGAGCAGGACAACACCGCCACTTGCCCATCCGGATAGAGCAGCGTCATGGCAGACAGGTCATCCACACCGGTTTCGTACAGGCTGGCAACGCCGGTGATCGTGGATGGAGCCTGCCGGAAAACCCAGGATGCAAATGAGATGGGGTAAACCCCGACATCCATCAATGCGCCGCCGCCACGATGCAAGCCCACTTTGCGATCTTCGGCAGGTCCTTCACGACGAAAACCGAAATCGGCGCTCACCATACGCACCGGGCCGATAGCCTCAGCATCAAGCCATTCACGGACTTGTCGGTAAACCGGAAAGAAGCGCGTCCACATGCCTTCCATCAGAAAAAGATTTTTTTCACGCGCGACGCGGATGACCTCTGCGGTTTCATGACGATTCAAGGTAAAGGGCTTCTCACAGAGCACTGACTTACCGTGATTCAGGCATAACAAGATATTGTCTTTATGGGCGCTGTTGGGCGTGGCGATATACACCACGTCAACATCGGGATCGCAGGCCAACGCCTCATAGCTGCAGTAGTATTTCTGCGCGGGAAAACGCTCGCCAAACTGTTCGGCATGTTGCAAATAACGCGAACCCACGGCATAAAGCTCTGCATCCGCTAACGAGTCCAACCCCTGTGCGAAGCTTTTCGCAATAGTGCCGGTGCCCATGATTGCCCATTTGATGGTTGCCATCTCTTTTCCTCAATCGACCTGACCTGTTTTTAAAATACCGTTTTGATTTTCGATGTATAGCAGGAAAAGTAAAAAGTGTTAGCGTGCTAGTGTTTAACCATGGTTAAAGCGCCTTCATAACCCTGCTCATCTCAGCATTACCCTTGCTACAATGCTGGGGCACAGTTGATGCGATGACGTGGTGGCTCCCCAGCGTGTGGCACTGCGTTGCCAAGGGCGGAGCCGCTCTGCGTTGTGAGATTAATAAGCGTTGCACAGCCATTCTGAAGTCAGAAGCCTGCGTTTAGTTCCCTATCAGCTCAATGCGATTTTTAACAAACGACTCGCGATATTCTTAGTCTTTCGTCGCTTCGATAATCGCCGCATGGGGGGCGTTGAGATAATCGTCGAGTTCGCTATTTGGGGGATCAGGCGGCAACAATTTTTGCCAGCGGATAGCCTTAAGACCCGCTTGGCATAAAATGTTATTTAACGTTTCTTCTGACCAATAACGCGCCTCAATATTCACGTTATAGGGCGGGAAGCAAAGGTGTAGATCAATAAGACTACCGTCTGAACGCGGCCCTTTTTCTGTAAGGCGAAATCCATATTGACGATAATATTCAGGATTTGGATTAAAATGTGGATGTATCGGTAAGGTTATCACACGGCCACCGGACTTCAGTAGATGGGCCATCGTCTTTGCCAGTTCAAGCAGCGTCGATTTATCCGGAATATAAGGGATAACATAGATAGCCAAGACGATATCGAATTTTTCATAGTGGCTTTCATCTATCGCTGAAAGATACGTTATTCCTTTACCGGTTTCCTCTTCTTTCTTTTTTGCAAAGCGTAGCATCCCCTCGGATATATCATAACCAAAAACCTTTGCGGCACCTTTTTCATGAAGCCAGCGAGTAATAATGCCGGATCCACAACCAAAATCCAGAACGGTTAATCCGGTGAGATTGCCCAGCAATTTCTCCAATGTAGGAAGTTCAAGCTCATGACGATATGGCAATAAGAACAAATTCTCATAAAGCTCGGCGTAGTCATCAAACGTTGTCACATCGAAATGGTGTGCTGCTGGCGGTAAATCAGCGTGTGGCATTATTTTATTTTTCATTGAAAAGCGTCCTTCATACCTATCAGCCAATTATCTCAATCACCGCCGCGTTCGCATCGCGCTAATAAGACAGTGAATACAAAGGAGGCTAAGCCATTAAAGAAAACGACCACTGAAACTCTAGCGATATGCTTTATGTATAGTTTTAGCGAAAAAATTAGCAAGCATTTTGCTAAAAATAGATATTTGGAGAGAATAGAAGCTTTTATAACAATAGATTACGTGGTTAGGGGCGAGGAGATAAAGACCGATAAAAAAAATCCGGCGCCTAAGCGCCGGATTTTTATGCCTGCAAGCCTGAAAACTTATTTTTTCTTCGCTTTCGGGTTCGGCAGGTCGGTGATGCTGCCTTCAAACACTTCAGCCGCCAGGCCAACAGATTCGTGCAGCGTCGGGTGAGCGTGAATGGTCAGCGCAATGTCTTCAGCATCACAGCCCATTTCGATCGCCAGACCGATTTCACCCAGCAGTTCACCGCCGTTGGTACCGACAATCGCGCCACCGATAACACGGTGCGTTTCTTTGTCGAAAATCAGCTTGGTCATGCCGTCCGCGCAGTCAGAAGCGATGGCACGGCCAGACGCCGCCCACGGGAAGGTCGCCGTTTCGAAGCTGATACCTTTCTCTTTCGCTTCTTTCTCTGTCAGACCCACCCATGCCACTTCCGGTTCGGTGTAGGCGATGGACGGGATCACTTTCGGATCGAAGTAGTGTTTTTTGCCCGCGATAACTTCAGCGGCCACGTGACCTTCATGCACGCCTTTGTGCGCCAGCATCGGCTGACCGACGATATCGCCGATAGCATAGATGTGCGGCACGTTGGTGCGCAATTGTTTGTCAACGTGGATAAAGCCACGCTCGTCAACTTCCACTCCTGCTTTAGCGGCATCGAGGTTTTTACCGTTCGGCACACGGCCGATAGCCACCAGTACCGCGTCATAACGCTGCGGTTCAGCAGGGGCTTTCTTGCCTTCCATCGAGACGTAGATACCGTCTTCTTTGGCTTCTACCGCCGTGACTTTGGTTTCGAGCATCAGGTTGAATTTCTTGCTGATGCGTTTGGTGAAGACTTTAACGATGTCTTTATCCGCCGCCGGGATCACCTGATCGAACATTTCAACCACATCGATCTGAGAACCCAGCGCATGGTACACGGTGCCCATTTCCAGACCGATAATACCGCCGCCCATGACCAGCAGACGCCCCGGTACGTTTTTCAGTTCCAGCGCATCGGTAGAATCCCACACGCGCGGGTCATCATGAGGAATAAACGGCAGCTGAATCGGACGAGAACCGGCGGCAATGATCGCGTTATCAAAGTTGATCACGGTTTTGCCTTCAGCACCATCAACTTCCAGGGTATTCGCACCGGTAAATTTGCCCAGACCGTTGACCACTTTCACTTTACGGCCTTTCGCCATACCGGCCAGACCGCCCGTCAACTGGGTGATAACTTTCTCTTTCCACAGACGAATCTTGTCGATGTCGGTTTGCGGTTCGCCAAACACGATACCGTGCTCCGCCAGCGCTTTTGCTTCTTCGATAACTTTTGCTACGTGCAGCAGCGCTTTAGAAGGGATACAGCCCACGTTCAGACACACACCACCCAGCGTGGAGTAGCGCTCTACCAGTACGGTTTCCAGCCCCAGGTCCGCGCAGCGAAACGCCGCAGAGTAACCCGCAGGGCCAGCACCCAGTACCACTACCTGAGCTTTAATTTCTGTACTCATCATGACCTCTTAATTGATTTCCGGCGGGTCTGTGACGTCATTATTATTGAGTCTTAACGCCCTCTTCCACCGGGACGTGTCTTTTGCCGCTGTAGTTTACAAAATCGTTAACAATTTTGAAACAACAAGCGACTCACGATGTGTCCTTAATCACTGACAGCTGTAGCAAATAACAGCTTATCAGAAAAAAGCCGACCGCAAGGCCGGCTTTTTCGATTACATCACCAGGCGGCGGATGTCAGACAAAGTGTTGTTGATGATGGTGATAAAGCGAGCACCATCAGCACCGTCAATGACACGGTGGTCGAAGGACAGAGAGATCGGCATCATCAGACGCGGCGTAAACTCTTTACCATTCCAGACCGGTTCCATCGCAGACTTGGACACACCCAGGATAGCCACTTCCGGCGCATTGACGATCGGCGCGAAGTGCGTGGTGCCGAGGCCACCAATGCTGGAGATGGTGAAGCAACCACCCTGCATTTCGCCCGCAGTCAGCTTGCCATCACGGGCTTTCTTGGAGATAGCCATCAGCTCGCGAGACAGCTCGATGATGCCTTTCTTGTTCACGTCTTTAAACACCGGAACCACCAGACCATTCGGCGTATCAACGGCAACACCGATGTTGATGTATTTCTTCAGCGTCAGACGTTGAGCATCTTCAGACAGCGAGCTGTTGAAACGCGGCATCTGCTCAAGCGCAGTCGCAACGGCTTTCATGATGAACACCACAGGGGTGATCTTCACATCCAGTTTGCGTTTTTCCGCTTCCACGTTCTGCTGTTTACGGAACGCTTCCAGATCGGTGATATCCGTTTTGTCGAAGTGCGTAACGTGCGGGATAACCACCCAGTTACGGCTCAGGTTGGCACCAGAGATCTTCTGGATACGGCCCAGTTCAACTTCTTCCACTTCACCGAACTTGCTGAAGTCGATTTTCGGCCACGGCAACAGACCCGGCAGAGAGCCACCGGTCGCAGCGCCCGCAGCAGGTGCGGATTCAGCGCGTTTAACCGCGTCTTTCACATAAGCCTGGATGTCTTCACGCAGGATACGACCTTTACGGCCGCTGCCCTTCACTTTCGCCAGGTTTACGCCGAACTCACGCGCCAGACGGCGGATGACAGGCGTTGCGTGAACGTAAGCATCGTTTTCAGCGAATTCGCCTTTAGCGTCTGCCTTGGCAGCAGCCGGTGCAGGTGCAGCGGCTTTCGCCGGTTGCGCTGCCGGAGCGGCTTCTTGTTTGGCGGCCGGAGCAGCAGGCGCAGCGCCTTCCACTTCAAACACCATGATCAGCGAGCCGGTTTTCACTTTGTCGCCAGTGCTGACTTTGATCTCTTTCACGGTGCCCGCGAACGGTGCCGGAACTTCCATAGAAGCCTTGTCGCCTTCTACGGTGATCAGAGATTGTTCAGCGGCAATTTTGTCGCCGACTTTCACCATCACTTCAGTGACTTCAACTTCGTCGCCACCGATATCCGGTACGTTAACTTCTTTCGGACCAGACGCCGCAGCGGCAGGAGCAGCAGCCGCTTGCTGGGCCGGAGCCGCCGCACCAGCAGCGCCTGCGACTTCAAAAACCATGATCAGCGAGCCGGTTTTCACTTTGTCGCCGGTGTTGATGTTGATCGCTTTCACCACGCCCGCGAACGGTGCTGGCACTTCCATGGAAGCCTTGTCACCTTCCACCGTGATCAGCGACTGCTCAGCGCTCACGCTGTCACCCACTTTAACCATGATTTCAGTAACTTCAACTTCGTCGCCGCCGATATCCGGCACGGCCACTTCTTTCGCCGCGCTCGCGGCTGCTGCAGGGGCAGGCGCAGCAGCTTTGGTTTCCGCCGGAGCCGGTGCAGCAGCAGCTGCACCCTCGGCTTCGAAGACCATGATCAGTTTGCCCGTCGCCACTTTATCGCCGACAGCCACTTTAATCTCTTTCACCACGCCAGCCTGAGGAGAAGGCACTTCCATGGAGGCTTTGTCGCCTTCCACGGTGATCAGCGACTGTTCAGCTTCTACCTTGTCGCCCACCTTCACCATCACTTCGGTGACTTCAACTTCATCTGCACCGATATCCGGTACGTTGATTTCGATAGCCATTACTCTTTCCCTCTTATGCCAAGCGCGGGTTAACTTTTTCAGGATCGATGTTGAATTTCTTGATGGCTTCAGCCACCACAGAAGCGTCAACGTCACCGCGTTTAGCCAATTCGCCCAGTGCGGCAACTACTACGTAGGAAGCGTCCACTTCAAAGTGGTGACGCAGGTTTTCACGGCTGTCGGAACGACCGAAGCCATCAGTACCCAGTACGCGGTAATCGCTGGCCGGAACGTAAGTACGTACCTGCTCGGCAAACAGTTTCATGTAGTCAGTGGACGCAACAGCCGGTGCATCGTTCATCACCTGAGCGATGTACGGTACGCGCGGTGCGTCGGTCGGGTGCAGCATGTTCCAGCGTTCGCAGTCTTGGCCATCGCGCGCCAGCTCCGTGAAGGAGGTTACGCTGTATACATCGGAACCGATGCCGTAGTCGTTGGCCAGAATCTGTGCCGCTTCGCGAACGTGACGCAGGATAGAACCCGAGCCCAGCAATTGAACCTTGCCTTTCGCGCCCGCTACCGTTTCCAGTTTGTAGATACCCTTACGGATACCTTCTTCCGCGCCTTGCGGCATGGCTGGCATGTGGTAGTTTTCGTTGAGTGTGGTGATGTAATAGTAGACGTTTTCCTGCGCTTCACCGTACATGCGCTCCAGACCGTCATGCATGATCACAGCCACTTCGTAAGCGAAGGACGGATCGTAGGAAATGCAGTTCGGGATAGTCAGCGACTGAATGTGGCTGTGACCGTCTTCGTGCTGCAAACCTTCGCCGTTCAGCGTGGTACGGCCAGAAGTCCCGCCGACCAGGAAGCCGCGTGCCTGTTGGTCACCCGCTGCCCAGCACAGGTCGCCAATACGTTGGAACCCGAACATGGAGTAGTAGATGTAGAACGGGATCATCGGCAGGTTGTTGGTGCTGTAAGACGTTGCCGCCGCCAGCCAGGATGAGCCTGCACCCAGTTCGTTGATGCCTTCCTGCAAGATCTGACCCTTCAGGTCTTCTTTGTAGTACGCCACCTGCTCACGGTCCTGCGGGGTGTATTGCTGGCCGTTCGGGCTGTAGATACCGATCTGGCGGAACAGACCTTCCATACCGAAGGTACGCGCTTCGTCAGCGATGATCGGAACCAGACGATCTTTGATCGACTTGTTCTTCAACATCACGTTCAGGGCACGCACAAAGGCGATGGTGGTGGAGATTTCTTTGGTTTGTTCTTCCAGCAGAGAGCTGAAGTCTTCCAGCGTCGGCAGTTCCAGCTTCTCGTCGAAGTTCGGCTGACGAGACGGCAGGTAACCACCCAGAGCCTGACGGCGCTCATGCAGGTATTTGTATTCATCAGAATCTTTGTCGAAAGTGATGAGCGGCAGTTTTTCGATGTCTGCATCCGCTACCGGCACATTGAAGCGGTCGCGGAAGTAACGCACGCCGTCCATGTTAACTTTCTTGACCTGGTGAGCAATGTTTTTGCCTTCTGCCGCATCACCCATACCATAACCTTTGATGGTGTGCGCCAGAATAACGGTCGGTTTGCCTTTGGTGTCTTGCGCTTTTTTCAGTGCAGCAAAGACTTTCTTCGGATCGTGACCACCGCGGTTGAGGGCCCAAATCTGATCGTCGCTCCAGTCAGCAACCAACGCAGCCGTTTCCGGGTATTTTCCAAAGAAGTGCTCACGCACGTAGGCACCGTTTTTGGATTTGAACGTCTGATAGTCACCGTCAACGGTTTCGTTCATCAGTTGGACCAGTTTACCGCTGGTGTCTTTACGCAGCAGTTCGTCCCAACGTTCGCCCCACATCACTTTGATCACTTGCCAGCCAGCACCGCCGAAGATGCCTTCCA
This genomic interval carries:
- a CDS encoding dienelactone hydrolase family protein; protein product: MAACFCSASVMANDMTYQTSAVTEEGLPVFYPELKQQLTYPGAWLSGNEKDFAVWKTEARQKLRAMLLTPDSHRDFAPATIEREERDGYVAEKVAFNITDQSRVAGLLLTPKTPGPHPAIILLHDHGSKFDIGKEKMIKPWGNAEKLASAQAWADKFFTGRFVGDELAKRGYVVLAVDAIGWGDRGPLKYEQQQALASNFFNLGRSLAGEMAYEDMRATDFLASLKQVDAKRVGVVGFSMGAYRAWQLAALSDKVAATAAVSWIGTYDGLMTPGNNVLRGQSAFYMLHPGLPAQFDFPDVASVAAPNPMLFFNGGKDKLFPESAVQGAYDKMHRVWKSQNADNRLETKMWPELGHVFYQEQQAEVFDWLDRYLMPKP
- a CDS encoding Gfo/Idh/MocA family protein; protein product: MATIKWAIMGTGTIAKSFAQGLDSLADAELYAVGSRYLQHAEQFGERFPAQKYYCSYEALACDPDVDVVYIATPNSAHKDNILLCLNHGKSVLCEKPFTLNRHETAEVIRVAREKNLFLMEGMWTRFFPVYRQVREWLDAEAIGPVRMVSADFGFRREGPAEDRKVGLHRGGGALMDVGVYPISFASWVFRQAPSTITGVASLYETGVDDLSAMTLLYPDGQVAVLSCSINTPTQKEARIIGNKGTIVIPEFSKAISATLAVIGEAPVTVTFPLEGNGYNYQAAAVMACLRAGKTECELMPLDESLAIMAQMDELRRQWGVVFPGER
- a CDS encoding class I SAM-dependent methyltransferase, with the protein product MKNKIMPHADLPPAAHHFDVTTFDDYAELYENLFLLPYRHELELPTLEKLLGNLTGLTVLDFGCGSGIITRWLHEKGAAKVFGYDISEGMLRFAKKKEEETGKGITYLSAIDESHYEKFDIVLAIYVIPYIPDKSTLLELAKTMAHLLKSGGRVITLPIHPHFNPNPEYYRQYGFRLTEKGPRSDGSLIDLHLCFPPYNVNIEARYWSEETLNNILCQAGLKAIRWQKLLPPDPPNSELDDYLNAPHAAIIEATKD
- the lpdA gene encoding dihydrolipoyl dehydrogenase codes for the protein MSTEIKAQVVVLGAGPAGYSAAFRCADLGLETVLVERYSTLGGVCLNVGCIPSKALLHVAKVIEEAKALAEHGIVFGEPQTDIDKIRLWKEKVITQLTGGLAGMAKGRKVKVVNGLGKFTGANTLEVDGAEGKTVINFDNAIIAAGSRPIQLPFIPHDDPRVWDSTDALELKNVPGRLLVMGGGIIGLEMGTVYHALGSQIDVVEMFDQVIPAADKDIVKVFTKRISKKFNLMLETKVTAVEAKEDGIYVSMEGKKAPAEPQRYDAVLVAIGRVPNGKNLDAAKAGVEVDERGFIHVDKQLRTNVPHIYAIGDIVGQPMLAHKGVHEGHVAAEVIAGKKHYFDPKVIPSIAYTEPEVAWVGLTEKEAKEKGISFETATFPWAASGRAIASDCADGMTKLIFDKETHRVIGGAIVGTNGGELLGEIGLAIEMGCDAEDIALTIHAHPTLHESVGLAAEVFEGSITDLPNPKAKKK
- the aceF gene encoding pyruvate dehydrogenase complex dihydrolipoyllysine-residue acetyltransferase, producing the protein MAIEINVPDIGADEVEVTEVMVKVGDKVEAEQSLITVEGDKASMEVPSPQAGVVKEIKVAVGDKVATGKLIMVFEAEGAAAAAPAPAETKAAAPAPAAAASAAKEVAVPDIGGDEVEVTEIMVKVGDSVSAEQSLITVEGDKASMEVPAPFAGVVKAININTGDKVKTGSLIMVFEVAGAAGAAAPAQQAAAAPAAAASGPKEVNVPDIGGDEVEVTEVMVKVGDKIAAEQSLITVEGDKASMEVPAPFAGTVKEIKVSTGDKVKTGSLIMVFEVEGAAPAAPAAKQEAAPAAQPAKAAAPAPAAAKADAKGEFAENDAYVHATPVIRRLAREFGVNLAKVKGSGRKGRILREDIQAYVKDAVKRAESAPAAGAATGGSLPGLLPWPKIDFSKFGEVEEVELGRIQKISGANLSRNWVVIPHVTHFDKTDITDLEAFRKQQNVEAEKRKLDVKITPVVFIMKAVATALEQMPRFNSSLSEDAQRLTLKKYINIGVAVDTPNGLVVPVFKDVNKKGIIELSRELMAISKKARDGKLTAGEMQGGCFTISSIGGLGTTHFAPIVNAPEVAILGVSKSAMEPVWNGKEFTPRLMMPISLSFDHRVIDGADGARFITIINNTLSDIRRLVM
- the aceE gene encoding pyruvate dehydrogenase (acetyl-transferring), homodimeric type; translated protein: MSERLNNDVDPIETRDWLQAIESVIREEGVERAQYLIDQVLSEARKGGVNVGAGSAVSNYVNTIAVEDEPAYPGNLDLERRIRSAIRWNAIMTVLRASKKDLDLGGHMASYQSSATFYEVCFNHFFRARSAQDGGDLVYFQGHISPGIYARAFLEGRLTEEQMNNFRQEVHGQGLSSYPHPKLMPTFWQFPTVSMGLGPIGAIYQAKFLKYLGNRGLKDTSKQTVYAFLGDGEMDEPESKGAITIATREKLDNLVFVINCNLQRLDGPVTGNGKIINELEGIFGGAGWQVIKVMWGERWDELLRKDTSGKLVQLMNETVDGDYQTFKSKNGAYVREHFFGKYPETAALVADWSDDQIWALNRGGHDPKKVFAALKKAQDTKGKPTVILAHTIKGYGMGDAAEGKNIAHQVKKVNMDGVRYFRDRFNVPVADADIEKLPLITFDKDSDEYKYLHERRQALGGYLPSRQPNFDEKLELPTLEDFSSLLEEQTKEISTTIAFVRALNVMLKNKSIKDRLVPIIADEARTFGMEGLFRQIGIYSPNGQQYTPQDREQVAYYKEDLKGQILQEGINELGAGSSWLAAATSYSTNNLPMIPFYIYYSMFGFQRIGDLCWAAGDQQARGFLVGGTSGRTTLNGEGLQHEDGHSHIQSLTIPNCISYDPSFAYEVAVIMHDGLERMYGEAQENVYYYITTLNENYHMPAMPQGAEEGIRKGIYKLETVAGAKGKVQLLGSGSILRHVREAAQILANDYGIGSDVYSVTSFTELARDGQDCERWNMLHPTDAPRVPYIAQVMNDAPAVASTDYMKLFAEQVRTYVPASDYRVLGTDGFGRSDSRENLRHHFEVDASYVVVAALGELAKRGDVDASVVAEAIKKFNIDPEKVNPRLA